The following coding sequences lie in one Rutidosis leptorrhynchoides isolate AG116_Rl617_1_P2 chromosome 6, CSIRO_AGI_Rlap_v1, whole genome shotgun sequence genomic window:
- the LOC139853506 gene encoding uncharacterized protein — translation MAWVKWSQVLLPYEIGGLNVCSLKLKNYSLLAKWWWKFLTNGNSFWARVIKSIYGKNGGLGCVSPLAENTLKIFSERVWSNIINLNQTLTKLGFNLSNPFVKDVGVGSDTRFWNDIWLGNIPLKDAFPRLFRLKSNKDVDVADRIIFVDGSDRCSWSWSAQPR, via the coding sequence ATGGCTTGGGTAAAATGGAGTCAAGTGCTACTACCTTATGAAATTGGTGGCCTAAACGTTTGCTCTCTAAAACTAAAAAATTACTCCCTTTTAGCTAAATGGTGGTGGAAATTCCTTACAAACGGAAATTCCTTTTGGGCCCGTGTTATCAAAAGTATTTATGGGAAAAATGGTGGGTTGGGTTGTGTGTCTCCACTAGCAGAAAATACTCTTAAAATTTTTTCAGAGCGTGTTTGGTCTAATATTATTAATCtcaatcaaaccctaaccaagttaGGGTTTAATTTATCTAACCCGTTTGTCAAAGATGTAGGTGTTGGTTCAGACACTAGATTTTGGAACGACATTTGGCTTGGTAATATACCTCTTAAAGATGCATTCCCCAGGCTGTTTCGACTCAAGTCTAACAAAGATGTTGATGTGGCCGATCGCATCATCTTCGTCGATGGATCTGATCGCTGCTCTTGGTCTTGGTCTGCCCAACCTAGGTAG
- the LOC139853507 gene encoding uncharacterized protein: MWLDLAEIMMYDGAMWVIFGDFNEVRFGTERKNTDFCGKRAKLFNDFIKDNSLIDLPLGGRTYTHINDDGRKFSKLDRYLVSENFIQQWPNINVLVLDKKHTDHCPLILKDGDLDFGPKPIKAFDEWLKHKDSYDVVKNAWNSKIINNKPDCIFREKLKRVKQELRKWYATSDGKLKAEIEELSNSVNDWERQAEITNLTDDQHEQWMKDRECLNQKEKTQIEMLKQKARFKWALEGDENSKFFHSYIRWRNQKNNIHGVNAGGGLFKKRNSETWMLNHWDGPKLEVHMSEALEARFTETEVIDVIKGCGKNKAPGPDGFNLMFYSKFWDIIKDDLLNAIN; this comes from the exons ATGTGGTTGGATCTAGCTGAGATAATGATGTATGATGGGGCTATGTGGGTCATTTTTGGGGATTTCAatgaagttagatttggtactgaAAGAAAAAACACGGACTTTTGTGGAAAAAGAGCAAAACTTTTCAATGATTTCATAAAAGATAACTCTCTGATCGATCTTCCATTAGGTGGTAGAACCTACACGCATATCAATGATGATGGTAGGAAATTCAGCAAATTAGATCGTTATCTCGTCTCGGAAAATTTCATTCAACAGTGGCCGAATATCAATGTTTTGGTGCTAGACAAGAAACACACTGACCACTGTCCTTTAATCTTAAAAGATGGTGATTTAGACTTTGGCCCTAAACCGATTAAAGCATTTGACGAATGGTTGAAACATAAAGACTCGTACGATGTGGTCAAAAATGCATGGAACTCCAAGATAATCAATAATAAGCCGGATTGTATTTTTCGGGAAAAGCTGAAGCGTGTCAAACAAGAacttaggaaatggtatgcaaccTCGGATGGTAAATTGAAAGCAGAAATTGAAGAACTTTCAAATTCGGTAAATGACTGGGAAAGGCAGGCTGAAATCACAAACCTTACTGATGACCAACATGAGCAATGGATGAAAGACCGTGAATGTTTAAATCAAAAAGAGAAAACGCAAATTGAGATGCTTAAACAAAAGGCGAGATTCAAATGGGCCCTTGAAGGTGACGAGAATAGCAAGTTCTTTCACTCATACATTCGCTGGAGAAATCAGAAAAATAATATTCACGGTGTAAATGCCGGCGGG GGACTTTTCAAGAAACGCAATTCCGAGACTTGGATGCTTAACCATTGGGATGGACCTAAGCTCGAAGTCCACATGTCAGAAGCCTTAGAAGCTAGATTCACCGAGACTGAAGTTATTGATGTAATCAAAGGATGCGGTAAAAACAAAGCGCCCGGCCCGGATGGTTTCAATTTAATGTTCTACTCTAAATTCTGGGACATAATCAAAGATGACCTCTTAAATGCAATCAATTAG